The Bacteroidales bacterium genome includes the window TTCCTGCCGGCAAGTCAGCAGCCGACAACGAGATAGTAGCCACCGGTGGAACCCTTCCTGAGAAAAACCCCCAGGCCCTCCCCCATTGGGATTTGATAAAAAAATACAACATCATCGACTTCGACCTTGGCAATAAAGTGACGGGGGCGGGATTTCCTTTTTATCGCGGACAGGGTGCGCGTCTGCAACGTGCACTCATCAACTTTTTTCTGGATCAGGCGATCGAAGCCGGATACACGGAGTTCCAACCACCGCTTTTGGTAAACGAAGATTCAGCTTATGGAACCGGTCAGCTTCCCGACAAAGACGGCCAGATGTATCATGCACCCGTGGATAAGCTTTACCTGATACCCACTGCCGAAGTACCCATCACCAACATCTACCGCGACGTGATACTGCGCGAAGAGGATCTGCCCATAAAAAACGTAGCTTACTCCAACTGCTTCCGCCGGGAGGCCGGCTCCTGGGGCGCCGATGTTCGCGGGCTCAACCGGCTGCACCAATTCGACAAAGTAGAGATTGTTCAGATACGCACTCCCGAAGATTCGTACCAAACGCTGGAAGAGATGCGCGAATACGTGACCGGACTGCTGGGCAAGCTGGAGCTGCCTTACCGCATCGTACGGCTGTGTGGCGGCGACCTTAGTTTTACCTCGGCGCTCACCTACGATTTTGAGGTTTTCTCGTCGGCACAGGAACGCTGGCTTGAGGTGAGCTCAGTGTCGAACTTTGAGAATTTCCAGTCCAACCGTATGAAGCTGCGCTACAAAACCAAAGAAGGACGCACACAACTGGCACACACCCTCAACGGCAGCGCGCTGGCTTTGCCGCGTATCGTGGCGGCATTGCTCG containing:
- the serS gene encoding serine--tRNA ligase produces the protein MLQITTIRQQPDEIVARLRIKNFDAASQVESIVTLDEQRRELQARLDETLAGANRLTKSIGDLYKTGKTAEASQLKEESAELKITSKALNEELGDIVKKLNDVLLLLPNLPHPSVPAGKSAADNEIVATGGTLPEKNPQALPHWDLIKKYNIIDFDLGNKVTGAGFPFYRGQGARLQRALINFFLDQAIEAGYTEFQPPLLVNEDSAYGTGQLPDKDGQMYHAPVDKLYLIPTAEVPITNIYRDVILREEDLPIKNVAYSNCFRREAGSWGADVRGLNRLHQFDKVEIVQIRTPEDSYQTLEEMREYVTGLLGKLELPYRIVRLCGGDLSFTSALTYDFEVFSSAQERWLEVSSVSNFENFQSNRMKLRYKTKEGRTQLAHTLNGSALALPRIVAALLENNQTEEGIRIPAALQAYTKFEMITLM